From one Mustelus asterias chromosome 2, sMusAst1.hap1.1, whole genome shotgun sequence genomic stretch:
- the LOC144503788 gene encoding regulator of G-protein signaling 9-binding protein-like: MPIQSSKVADEGTVNSAKARDDCRALVDSLNKVTGCYKHLAIGVGGSSDCTNLRDELRKTREKTQDLAMVIRNKLTAVLRDKNLSKEERAEMERLWVIFSSNLETFQMDMYKVFELGQGFPLSGTEKPLIQTGMSGGTSEVAARALSVQNIVHDSTLNVENLELDELEEQIEKVDRMMENMEMKVNVLRWTVEAKGDAYHSVISNDASSVALLSAEEEMRSNQCCDREKCLMSVLFCTVALIAVVLSVCVVNFA; this comes from the coding sequence aTGCCGATCCAAAGCAGCAAGGTGGCAGATGAAGGGACTGTAAATTCGGCAAAGGCGAGGGATGACTGCAGAGCTCTGGTAGATTCTCTGAACAAGGTGACGGGATGCTACAAGCACCTGGCCATCGGTGTAGGGGGCTCCTCGGACTGCACCAACCTGAGGGATGAGCTCAGGAAAACTCGAGAGAAAACCCAGGACTTGGCGATGGTCATCAGGAACAAACTAACAGCGGTGCTTCGGGATAAGAACCTGAGCAAGGAGGAGCGAGCCGAGATGGAGCGCCTGTGGGTCATCTTCTCCTCTAACCTGGAGACCTTTCAGATGGACATGTACAAAGTGTTCGAGCTGGGCCAGGGTTTCCCTCTCTCGGGAACCGAGAAACCCTTGATCCAGACCGGGATGTCTGGAGGGACCTCGGAGGTGGCAGCCCGGGCTCTGAGCGTCCAGAACATAGTCCatgacagcaccctgaatgtgGAGAACCTGGAGCTGGATGAGCTGGAGGAGCAGATTGAAAAAGTGGACAGGATGATGGAGAACATGGAGATGAAGGTCAATGTCCTCAGGTGGACGGTGGAAGCCAAGGGAGACGCGTATCATTCCGTGATCAGCAACGACGCCTCTTCAGTGGCCCTATTGTCCGCCGAGGAGGAGATGCGGAGCAACCAATGTTGTGACCGCGAGAAGTGTCTTATGTCAGTGCTGTTTTGCACGGTGGCTCTGATTGCCGTCGTCTTATCGGTCTGTGTTGTGAACTTTGCATGA